ctcggcagtgaaagcgcagagtcctaaccactggaccaccagggaagccccgtcccTCCTTTTTAAAGTGTTCAACTCTGTCCCCTCCGTCATTATTTATGGTGTTTGTCTCCCCCATCTGAGAAGGTGACAGATCACAGACTCCAGAGCTGGGCTGCCTGcatttatactccaactctcactgCATAGTTGCGTGACTGTCAGCAAATTATTTAAggtctctgggccttggtttcctcatctgtaagtggggctaataatagtacctacctcaagTGAGTGTTGAGAAGATTAATTAAGTCATGTAAAGTGCTAAGAACAGGGCCTGACAGTCAGTAAACTAAGACTCAATAAACTAAAgactgtttattatttttcttcttatccaATTTAAGGACTCTGGGCTGTATAGAAACAGAGGGGTGTGTTCTCTTCACCTTAGGACATAATTTTGAGTCTGTTTCAGGGTTTTCTCAGTGAATCAAATCTAATAAGAGTGCATTTTCAAACTGTTCATTGCAATGTACAGGAGGAAATACACTTTGTATACTGTTCTAATgcagtcacacacacagaaaactaaAACACACATTTCCCTCATACTAATATTCTTAAAAcagaggtgaaattcacataaatttagctattttaaagtgtataattcagtggcatttagtacaCTCACAAGGTTATGAAACCATCACCTCTGTCTAGTTTCAAAGCAATTTCATCATTCTAAAAGGAAACCCCATACCCATTAAACATTCACTCTGTTCCCCTTCCAGCTTCTGACCTATACCCACTtactttctgtgtctatggaCCAACATTATTACATATGAAGCACtctggtattttttattttattctatttcaaTGAAAAATTGCTCAAGGCCCACCAAACTGATTTCCCACCCCACTAATGCAACTGTGgacattggaatcacctggagagctttaaaAGCTACTGATGCCTGAGCCTCACCCCAGAGACTCTGAAGTGATCTGGGTATTTCTAGAAGCTCGCAGGTAATGCTGTCTTCAGATAACCACAAAGCAAGAACCGATTGTCAAACAGATCTCTGACTTGGAAAACCCTGGAATGAGACCTAGAGTTGAGGTGGTCCAGGAACATAGAGGAATGAGACCTAGAGCCAGGGTGCTCCAGGAACATAGAGGAACACAGAGATACAAAGGTGGGGACACAGAATGTAGACACCGAGACGCCCCTTTACAGACTCAAGGAGACAGCTCTCTGAGGCAAAGACACAGGGGAATGCGGGTGCCCTCAGAGTGAGAGCCGCACATTACCTGCTGACAAGAAACAGAAAGTCAGAAAATGTAGCAAGTTAGGGAGAAAAAGTATAGACAAAAGAGCACAGATAGGAGGGCAGGAAGATACCCAGAAAGGAGACAAAGCTGCAGCTGACAGACCCGGGATCCCCCCAGTTCACCGCACACTTTTCTTGCAGCTCACCTGCTCTCCAGGACCAGCCCTGTCCTTCCGTCTGGGGCCCAGACACAGGCCCTGGGAGGCCGAGCCCCTCACCTGCCCTGGCCCCAGAGAAGCTGCCCTGCCACCGGTCTCCCTTCCCTGGCCTGGTGGGGCCTGGCTGAGGGGCAagactgagccatgggggaagggGGATTCTCTCCGTGCCTGCTGCTGCTTCCTCTGTCTTGGCTAACCCCTGTTTCCCCTGAGCCCCTAACTCCTCTTTGAGCATACTCAGAGAGTTCACAAAGCCTGAGACCAGGGCCATTTGGCCTCAGCATCCCTGGCCCTGCCATTGCGAGTACGTGTTATTTATTACCTGGAGGCCTGTCCTGTTCCAATGCCCGCCCCCCCCATAAAGCATTGTTTACACCTGTGTCATAGCCTCTGTCATTCTGGGGtggtggggaaggaagggaggcagaTGAGGTCCCTGATTATGTTTGGAGTCCATGTTTTAGGGTTGGACATGATGTGGGGTCCACCATGACTCCATGGCTCAGGTGTCTGTTGTGGAGGAATTTTGCCCACATATGTAACATGAGGGTCCCTCTGTTTGTGATGGGTGTGATGGGATCTGTAGGAATGAGTgctacttgtgtgtgtgtgacactttGCTTGTGAGTGCTCTGTGCCCTTGGTGATTGTGTCTACAAGGGTGATGTTGTTTGGGACGCTGAGGCTAGGGAATGACAATTCAGGCCTGTGGGTGAGCCCTGAGTCTGCTCAGTGGGTGATACTTATGCATTTCTGGTGCCTGAAAGTCTGAGGCAGTGTCTAGTTAGTGCTTGACTGTGCATATGTGCCCCTGAGATCTGTGTGTGTTTTGGTGTGTATTTGGCTCTATTGACACACCTGTGTGTGACCATGAACCCTGTGTGTGCCCCTGAAGACTGTGTGGGCTTTTGTACTACCCTAACCCCCATGCATACTTAAGATCAGTGTGTTACCTCCTGTGTCCAGGTGGACCGCTGACACCTGCACGGACTCTGCCAGGGACTGGTGCAACCCACTGAGGACACTCCCAATGGCTCTCCCTCCCCCAGGCTGGCCTTAAACCGTCCTCAAGGGAGGCCCGAGTCCCCGCTCAGCCTGGGGCtggtggagggggcggggcatTTTAAATAACCTCATCTGCATTTTATCCCCCTAGGTCAGGTCGTCCAGACTGTTTAAAAGACTCTTGAGATAGTCATGCCAGTGTCTTCTCTAGCTTTCCTAGCTGGTTTTATTCGGACTCCACACAGTTGTCCCGAAGAGGCAGGGCAGAGCGGGTCAGAACCTGCACATCCCTTCTagtcctctctcccttctctcaaGGACGTTgcgcttttttcttttttataaaatgtcCCTATGTAAATTACTTGCTGTCGTGCAAATTTACATACATTTCCCAACTACTTGCCCAGACGCTTTTCAGTCCTAATCTTGGGCTGTGAGAAGGCGGGGCTGTCCATGTTAATAACATCCATGATATACATGCCACTCCTAGCCCCCACTGCTCATCCCGCAGCGTTCTCTGCTCCAAGGAGACGGGCCGGCCTGTCTATGTAAATAGGCTAATTTACATACCCCTCCCACTCGCTTGGCGTCGTATGcgagccccccgcccccaccgccctaTCCGGCCCTTCCTAACTGCGTTTCTCCTCTCGCACAAAAGGGGCGGGGCGGAGGGCGCCAAGAAGCCCGGCGTTACGGTCGGATCCATTTATTTCCCCTTTCTCCTGGGAGAGGGTGTTCGGAACTCCGTCGGCCCGCCCCGCGCGGCTCGCGCCTGCGCCTGTTCATCTCCTCCGCCCGGACGCGGTCACGTGTCCACCGGgcgaggcgggggcggggcgtcgcgggtggtgggggcggggtatGGCGCGCTGTGCGGCGCAGGGCGGCTGGCACAAACGGCGGCGCCGGGGCCGGAGGAAAAAGCTCGGTGAGGAAAGCCCGGGAAGGGAAGGGAACGAGGCGGAAAAGGAGTTGGAAGTCGGGCGCCGGCGCGAGCCGGGCGCGGTGTGGGGGCGCGCGCCCGGCACTCTGGCGGAGCGCCGCGAccccggggaggggaggggagcggaggggaggggaggtgggggtggggcgtggGGGAGGGAGCGCGCGCCGGGCACGGCGAGCGCCGGCCGTTGGGGGTGTTGGGGGGGGAGCCGGGAGCGCGCGTCGGGCGGagcgggggggaggggaggggacccgGGGTCCCAGCGGTCCCTAGGCCTTGCCTTCGTGTCCTGCTGCGCCCCGAGGGGCCTCCGGGCCCGCACCGGAGGGACTTGGGAGGGGGGCTCTTTTTCCCCGCCTCGTCCTGTCCCCGAGTGCGTGAACCCTCCTCCACCCTTCCCTCTGTCGCCGTGGACCCTGCTCCCACGGCTCCCTTCCGTCTGTCCGTCTCAGGACCTCCCTTCCGTCTGGGTGTGTGTCAGCCCCTAACGGGCTTTCCTCCTGTTGGGCTCGGGTCGACCCTTCCACCCGGTTCTGCCTGGCTGTCTCAGGCccactctctctcctcttcttcgctctatttttttttctgtttcgggaccccccgccccccgccaccagTGTCCACTGTCTGTAGATCCCCCCCTTCCTTCTGTGTTTTCCAGGCTgatccgcccccctccccccagtccTCCCCGTTTGTTACTAACTTCTAGTTCTCACTCCGCCATCCTTTTCTACTAAGAGTCCcctcctttacttcttttttgtttgtggGTCTGTGTGTGAGGATGTATCTCACCCGTAGCCCCCACTGCAGTCCTCTGGCTGTGGGTCACCTACCCAGCCTCACTTCTCCAGCTGTCCCGTTTATTGCCCCTTGTCTCTTCGTGACTCCCCCCAAATCCCAGAGTCtccgccgcccccaccccccctcccgcCATGACCTCAGGTTTTGGGGTCTTTGTAGCTAAGTCTGCCTTGCTCTCTACTGCCCCTACCAGTGCCCCCACTCCCCTCCAGTGCACTTGCCTGTGTAGCTCTTCtcaccttccttttttttctttccagccaCTGTGACAGGTCCCTTCCCAAGCCCCTAGGGACAGCAGAGGACTTGGGGACCAGCAAGCACCCCCAGGGCGAGAGAAAAGCCTctgccacctgccctgcctcATCCTGCCCCACGCCAGGCCCAGCCGCCCCGGCCCCCGGCTGCATcaagtggaggaggaggaggtggaggagggtggCACCATGGGCCTGGGCCGTGCCCTCCATGCCCGGGGGATGAAGACACTGCTGCCATGGACAGCCCGTGCCAGCCCCAGCCCTTGAGTCAGGCTCTCCCTCAGTTGCCGGGTTCAGTGTCAGAGCCCTTGGAGCCTAGCCGGGCCAGGATGGGGGTGGAGAGTTACCTGCCCTGTCCCCTGCTGTCCTACCACCGTCCAGGAGCGCCCACTGAGGCCTCAGCGGGGAGTGGGACCCCCAGAGCCACAGCTACTTCCGCCACAGGCAGCCCCCTGCGGGAGGGCTTCGGTGGGCAGGATGGCGGCGAGCTGCGGCCGCTGCAGAGTGAGGGTGCTGCGGCACTGGTCACCAAGGGGTGCCAGCGGCTGGCAGCCCAGGGCGCCCGGCCCGAGGCCCCCAAACGGAAATGGGCAGAGGATGGTGGGGATGCCCCTGCACCTAGCAAGCGGCCCTGGGCCAGGCAGGAGAACCAGGAGGCGGAGGGGGAGGgctgcagcagtggcagcagcgaGGCCAGCGCCGGGCTGAGGGAGGAGGTGCTGCCCGCGGCACCCGAGCGCCTGGCCCTGGACTACATTGTGCCCTGCATGCGGTACTATGGCATCTGCGTCAAGGACAGCTTTCTGGGGGCGGCCCTGGGTGGCCAAGTGCTGGCGGAGGTAGAGGCCCTGAAGCGGGGCGGGCGCCTGCGAGACGGGCAGCTTGTGAGCCAGCGGGCTATCCCGCCACGCAGCATCCGTGGGGACCAGATTGCCTGGGTGGAAGGCCATGAGCCGGGCTGCCAAAGCATCGGTGCCCTCATGGCCCACGTGGATGCCGTCATCCGCCACTGTGCTGGGAGGCTGGGCAGCTACGTCATCAATGGGCGCACCAAGGTGAGGCCGTGGAGACCTGCTGTGAGGGGTGGTGGGACGGGGCCCCCCAGGCACTTGGACGCCTGTTGTTCTGAGCATCAGTGAGTTTGGGGACAGGcttctggggtcacaaaagggtttAGGCAGCCCTGGTGCAGGGAGTGTCAGAGCTCACTGTGGGCTCTTGTGCCCTGTGGGCCTTAGTTTGTGCACCTGCAAGCTGTGGGTTTGGCCCATAGTCACTGGGATTCTTGACCTTGCCGGGGATCCTCTCAAAGAACCTGAAGAGAGGTGTCGCCATTCGTAGCCCTGCATCTGTGTCTGAGCCTTCTTGGGGTCAGCAGCCCTGTGATGTCTGTTCACGGGCCTTAGAGCAAGTGGGCAAGGTTTGTGTCTCCGTCTGTCTGCCCATCTTGTGTTCTTCCTGTTCCCTTATTTTTTCCTCCATCCAAGTGTATTTAGTCCATCCTGTCCACTGTGTGTGTCTTGCCTGTCTAGTCTGTCTCCCAGGTAGGAGAACTGGGAGAGGTAGGTGGCAGTGGTGAGTCCCATGCCAGGCTGAGGGAAGATGCCCACCATGCCTGGTGCTGGGCTGCACTGCACCCTGCATGCCATACTGTGACGTCTGCCTCACGCCAGCTTCCTGGGGTGGCCGTGCGCTGGCTCAGGCTCAGGTGGAGGTCACGACCCCATCTCGCCCATCCTGCCCCATCCTAGTCCGTGTCCTCCATCTTCTCTGTTCTGTCCGTCCCTCACTTCATCCCTGTCTGGCTCTGGTCTGTTTACTTGATCTTCTGCCTTTGGGTCTACTCTTGACCCCCTTTTTTTGTTTTAGAGTAGTagttattaatctttttttttcctttaaatttgctCAAAACCAAACCCTGTCTTAAGAAAAACGCTCATTTGATTAGAGTTTATGGGCAGTCATCAGGGCCTTCTGGGCCTCCAGCTGCCCATTCAGGAATCTGGGGTCAGGAGCCCTGCACAAGACAATAGTCCATAGGGCCTTTCAGCCTGCCAACTCATGGAGGGGTGTGAGGGCCCTGGCCTGGGGTTCACGGTGTGGTGGTGGTTGGACAAGGCCCTGTAGGGAGTGCCCGCTGCCCTGCACCAGTGATGCCTGGCTGACCGCATGGCTGTgttctgccctgcaggcatgAGGCTGTGCTCCTGGCGTCCTCATCCTCCCTCAGATCCCATCTTGGGTTCTGCCTCTGCCGCTTTGCTCTCAGGCAGGAACTGGCTCAGGGACCAGGGCTCCCCCCAGGCTGAAGCCGTGctggcctccccaccccagctggaATTTGTCCCACTTGGCTCTGCCTCCTTTTACCTTGGTAGTGGAGAGCCAGAGGCGGCCATTCAGGGGCAGGAGGTCAATGGGAATCTCCCTAGCCACAGGGTGACCAGCACCTTCTCCCCAGGGTCACCCATCCTTACAGGAGGGAGGTTAGGGGGAGACCACAAGAACTAAATAGCCCAAGGTGGGatacttctctgaacctcagtttgctTATCACAGGATAGGAAAACCAGGTTAACTGCCTAGCTAGTCTCTGGCCATCTTAGGAGGGAAAGGAGAATACGTGAATCCTCTCTCCTTTGGTGCCTTGGATGTGGTTGGAAACAGGGCCCTGGAGGGGGTGGGTGGCTGGGGGTAGAGACTTTTTTAGCCCTGGGAGGTAAGAACAAGCCTGGCTGGactgagaagggaggggaggagccagcccaatcactggagttcctctctgaccctcccctgccccagtgAGACagcaacttcagcttcctcaccttCACAGGGCAACATCTGGGTTCTGCCCCAGGCTCTGGAGTAAGATGGGGTGGGGTTCTGAGATGCGGGGTGGCCACAGTGGTGGTGGGGCTCAGGTCACAGTGTGGC
The genomic region above belongs to Budorcas taxicolor isolate Tak-1 chromosome 18, Takin1.1, whole genome shotgun sequence and contains:
- the EGLN2 gene encoding prolyl hydroxylase EGLN2, which encodes MDSPCQPQPLSQALPQLPGSVSEPLEPSRARMGVESYLPCPLLSYHRPGAPTEASAGSGTPRATATSATGSPLREGFGGQDGGELRPLQSEGAAALVTKGCQRLAAQGARPEAPKRKWAEDGGDAPAPSKRPWARQENQEAEGEGCSSGSSEASAGLREEVLPAAPERLALDYIVPCMRYYGICVKDSFLGAALGGQVLAEVEALKRGGRLRDGQLVSQRAIPPRSIRGDQIAWVEGHEPGCQSIGALMAHVDAVIRHCAGRLGSYVINGRTKAMVACYPGNGLGYVRHVDNPHGDGRCITCIYYLNQNWDVKVHGGLLQIFPEGRPVVANIEPLFDRLLIFWSDRRNPHEVKPAYATRYAITVWYFDAKERAAAKDKYQLASGQKGVQVPVSQPTTPT